A genome region from Cannabis sativa cultivar Pink pepper isolate KNU-18-1 unplaced genomic scaffold, ASM2916894v1 Contig7, whole genome shotgun sequence includes the following:
- the LOC133033442 gene encoding uncharacterized mitochondrial protein AtMg00310-like, translating to MKKKIFSWETKFLSKAGKEVLIKSVAQALPNYAMSVFLLTQEICTSLEGMMAKFWWKSQSNSSSRGVSWVSWKKLSQHKHYGGLGFRDLRDYNLSFLGKQGWRLLTMEDTLVARIYKARYYPQGSFLNAELGSNPSFIWRSIWAAQELVRAGARRAIASGSSVSILLDPWLPNDSNPYVLTSNPGLVDHNVSSLMVFGGKILGC from the coding sequence atgaaaaagaagatCTTTAGTTGGGAGACTAAGTTCTTGTCTAAAGCTGGCAAGGAAGTGTTGATAAAGTCTGTGGCTCAAGCGCTTCCTAATTATGCAATGAGTGTTTTTCTCCTAACTCAAGAAATTTGCACAAGCCTTGAAGGGATGATGGCGAAGTTTTGGTGGAAATCCCAATCTAATTCATCTAGCAGAGGAGTGAGTTGGGTTAGTTGGAAGAAGCTTTCTCAACATAAACACTATGGTGGTCTTGGTTTTCGTGATCTTCGGGACTATAATCTCTCTTTTTTGGGAAAGCAAGGTTGGCGCCTGCTTACTATGGAGGACACTCTAGTGGCGAGAATTTACAAGGCTCGATATTACCCACAAGGTTCGTTTCTTAACGCTGAATTGGGATCCAATCCAAGCTTTATTTGGAGAAGCATTTGGGCCGCTCAAGAGCTTGTAAGGGCCGGTGCAAGAAGGGCTATTGCAAGTGGTTCTTCGGTTAGTATCTTACTTGATCCTTGGCTTCCAAATGATTCTAATCCTTATGTCTTGACGAGTAATCCTGGGTTAGTTGATCACAATGTCTCGAGTTTGATGGTTTTTGGGGGAAAGATCTTGGGATGTTGA
- the LOC133033428 gene encoding uncharacterized protein LOC133033428, which translates to MINRRLSTRTSIQPTQRTEPHIDAPLTSNLCDNGTPSLPRKFTNSRRTIGKSSDWSLNSPKEDQPESPSPICSSCTSPLSSKTSSSKLNTFFSRLSTESATPRNQSYYVDSDSGKNGRFNDPNPQDKYPLAIEENSVAEEISSQACSLGNFGVSNGESPDYLQHNLMTRPKPYSTFLDEVKKQELEAEVEAWKKTKETELIDKLARKEAAINEWEHKKTSKIVEEMKKFESKLEKKRAKALQKFQKKMNIAKAEANKMTTKARKETIEKISDISKISDTALATKNSKCVKLRFS; encoded by the exons ATGATAAACAGAAGACTAAGCACTCGAACGAGCATCCAACCAACCCAAAGGACCGAACCCCACATTGATGCACCCCTTACTTCCAACTTATGTGACAATGGCACTCCTTCCTTGccaagaaaattcacaaattccAGGCGGACCATAGGTAAAAGCTCAGATTGGTCGTTGAATTCTCCCAAGGAAGATCAACCAGAATCTCCATCACCCATTTGCAGCAGTTGCACTAGTCCACTAAGCTCTAAAACATCTTCTTCTAAGCTCAATACATTCTTCTCTCGACTCTCCACTGAGTCAGCAACTCCAAGAAACCAG AGCTATTACGTTGATTCGGATAGTGGGAAGAATGGCCGTTTCAACGACCCAAATCCTCAAGACAAGTATCCACTAG CAATTGAAGAGAATTCAGTAGCTGAGGAGATTAGTAGTCAAGCTTGCAGTTTAGGGAACTTCGGAGTGTCCAATGGTGAAAGCCCGGATTATTTACAGCATAACTTGATGACTCGGCCGAAGCCTTACAGTACGTTCTTAGATGAAGTCAAGAAGCAGGAGCTTGAGGCTGAGGTAGAAGCATggaaaaaaactaaagaaacCGAGCTTATTGACAA GTTGGCCAGAAAAGAAGCTGCTATAAACGAATGGGAACACAAGAAGACTAGCAAGATTGTGGAAGAAATGAAGAAATTTGAG AGCAAGCTGGAGAAGAAGCGTGCTAAAGCATTACAGAAATTCCAAAAGAAAATGAACATAGCAAAGGCTGAGGCAAATAAAATGACAACAAAGGCAAGGAAAGAAACCATTGAGAAAATATCAGACATTTCAAAGATCTCTGACACAGCATTAGCCACGAAGAATTCAAAATGTGTCAAGCTACGGTTCTCTtag
- the LOC133033441 gene encoding uncharacterized protein LOC133033441: protein METIVHVLLDCPFSQSCWALSAVNQSATGSIAEFSSWFFELLADGREEVSVEAAMVCWSIWHARNEVQWNHKSRSGLEVVKSAKNVLGQWKITKFESPNALFAMGDISKSNCWRKPDEYTVKVNVDGATFEAHQKFGFGCIARDHHGKLIEAISESRWGCVSAEIAEVIGIKEALSWIKRKGWGRVVVESDALVVVQAINSSVHMPSQFGLLVEDCRTIVASLNNVLISYVNRSANRAAHCVARASYLSSGCTFNELNALLSLCDIVKADAVNF from the coding sequence ATGGAGACTATTGTACATGTGTTGTTGGACTGCCCATTTTCTCAATCTTGCTGGGCTCTTTCGGCGGTAAACCAGTCGGCTACTGGTTCTATTGCTGAGTTTAGCAGCTGGTTTTTTGAGCTGCTAGCTGATGGCCGTGAGGAGGTTAGTGTAGAGGCTGCGATGGTGTGTTGGAGTATTTGGCATGCTCGCAACGAAGTGCAATGGAACCATAAGTCTCGGTCTGGTTTGGAGGTAGTGAAGTCGGCAAAAAATGTCCTTGGCCAATGGAAAATTACTAAATTTGAATCTCCTAATGCTTTATTTGCTATGGGGGATATCTCTAAAAGTAATTGTTGGCGTAAACCTGATGAGTATACGGTCAAGGTGAATGTCGATGGTGCGACTTTTGAAGCTCACCAAAAGTTTGGTTTCGGTTGTATTGCTCGTGATCACCATGGTAAGCTTATTGAAGCTATTTCTGAGAGTCGTTGGGGTTGTGTTTCTGCAGAAATAGCTGAGGTCATTGGCATCAAGGAGGCGCTAAGTTGGATAAAGCGCAAGGGCTGGGGTAGGGTGGTTGTTGAGTCTGACGCTTTAGTTGTTGTTCAAGCAATTAATAGCTCAGTGCATATGCCATCCCAGTTTGGTTTGTTGGTTGAGGACTGTCGTACTATTGTAGCCAGTTTGAATAATGTCCTTATTTCTTATGTTAATCGATCTGCAAATAGGGCTGCCCATTGTGTTGCTAGGGCGTCTTATTTATCGTCAGGTTGTACTTTTAATGAGCTAAATGCTCTGCTTTCTTTGTGTGACATTGTTAAGGCTGATGCTGttaatttttaa
- the LOC133033429 gene encoding protein transport protein Sec61 subunit beta-like, with protein MVLGGGGAPQRGSAAATASMRRRRTTSSGASGGAAGTMLQFYTDDAPGLKISPNVVLIMSIGFIAFVAILHVMGKLYFVRRET; from the coding sequence ATGGTTTTGGGTGGAGGAGGAGCCCCTCAAAGAGGAAGTGCTGCAGCCACTGCAAGCATGCGCCGAAGGAGGACGACAAGCAGTGGGGCTTCTGGCGGTGCTGCTGGGACCATGCTCCAGTTTTACACAGATGATGCTCCTGGACTTAAGATCTCACCCAATGTCGTTCTCATTATGAGCATTGGTTTCATAGCCTTTGTTGCAATTCTTCATGTTATGGGCAAGCTCTACTTTGTTCGCAGAGAAACCTAG